Proteins found in one Panicum hallii strain FIL2 chromosome 4, PHallii_v3.1, whole genome shotgun sequence genomic segment:
- the LOC112889333 gene encoding EH domain-containing protein 1-like, protein MEIGQYPVSGCSKEHQKLYQEWFALADSDGDGRITGPDAIKFFGMSKLSRPDLKQVWAIADSRRQGYLGFPEFVAAMQLVSLAQAGNEITQDSLKRDDLGSLNPPVMEGLDALLAKSKHVVKRVDPELDGYPQEQSPSNKWFSSKSSKKIPLTAVTSVIDGLKKLYIEKLKPLEVTYKFNDFVSPLLTSSDFDAKPMVMLLGQYSTGKTTFIKHLLRTSYPGAHIGPEPTTDRFVVVMSGSDERTIPGNTIAVQADMPFSGLTTFGTAFLSKFECSQMRHPLLEHITFVDTPGVLSGEKQRTQRSYDFTGVTSWFAAKCDLILLLFDPHKLDISDEFKRVIGSLRGHDDKIRVVLNKADQVDTQQLMRVYGALMWSLGKVLNTPEVSRVYIGSFNDKPVNESAVGPLGKELFEREQDDLLSDLKDIPKKACDRRINEFVKRARAAKIHAYIIGHLKKEMPTMMGKAKAQQRLIDNLQDEFAKVQREYHLPAGDFPYVEHFKEVLSGYSFDKFEKVKPKMIQAVDDMLGYDIPELLKNFRNPYE, encoded by the exons ATGGAGATCGGGCAGTACCCCGTGAGCGGCTGCTCCAAGGAGCACCAGAAGCTCTACCAGGAGTGGTTCGCGCTTGCGGACTCAG ATGGGGATGGCCGCATCACGGGCCCCGACGCCATCAAGTTCTTCGGCATGTCCAAGCTCTCCCGCCCCGACCTCAAGCAG GTATGGGCTATCGCGGACTCCAGACGGCAGGGGTACCTGGGTTTCCCCGAATTTGTCGCGGCAATGCAG CTAGTCTCTCTGGCTCAAGCAGGGAATGAGATCACTCAAGATAGCCTTAAGCGCGATG ATTTAGGCAGTTTGAATCCACCTGTGATGGAAGGTTTGGATGCTCTACTTGCG AAATCAAAGCATGTGGTGAAGCGGGTTGATCCAGAACTGGATG GATATCCTCAGGAACAATCACCTTCAAACAAATGGTTCAGCTCAAAGTCATCAAAGAAG ATACCGCTGACTGCTGTTACTTCTGTCATTGATGGCTTGAAAAAATTATACATCGAAAAGCTGAAGCCTTTGGAAGTTACATACAAATTCAATGATTTCGTTTCCCCTTTGCTG ACGAGTAGTGATTTTGATGCAAAGCCAATGGTTATGCTCTTAGGTCAATACTCTACTGGTAAAACAACTTTTATCAAGCATCTGCTAAGAACAAGCTATCCAG GTGCCCATATTGGACCAGAGCCAACAACAGACAGATTTGTCGTAGTCATG TCAGGATCTGATGAAAGGACTATTCCTGGGAATACTATTGCTGTTCAAGCCGACATGCCTTTTAGTGGTCTTACAACATTTGGGACTGCATTTTTGTCCAAGTTTGAGTGCTCTCAGATGCGACATCCA CTGCTAGAGCATATCACATTTGTCGACACACCTGGTGTTCTTTCTGGTGAAAAGCAACGCACACAACGTAGCTATGATTTCACTGGTGTGACATCATGGTTTGCTGCGAAGTGTGATCTTATTCTTCTTCTGTTTGATCCTCATAAGCTTGATATCAGCGATGAGTTCAAACGTGTCATCGGATCTTTACGTGGGCATGATGATAAAATACGTGTTGTTTTGAACAAGGCAGATCAAGTAGACACTCAACAG CTTATGAGAGTTTATGGTGCATTGATGTGGTCTCTCGGGAAAGTATTGAATACACCCGAGGTTTCGCGTGTTTATATTGG ATCATTCAATGACAAACCAGTAAATGAATCAGCTGTTGGTCCACTTGGAAAGGAACTATTTGAGAGAGAGCAAGATGATCTCCTTTCTGATCTCAAAGATATCCCCAAGAAAGCCTGTGATCGTCGA ATCAATGAGTTTGTTAAACGTGCTAGAGCTGCCAAGATCCATGCTTATATAATTGGCCATCTAAAGAAGGAGATGCCTACAATGATGGGCAAAGCGAAAGCCCAACAACGACTCATAGACAATTTGCAGGATGAGTTTGCGAAG GTGCAACGGGAATACCATCTCCCGGCAGGGGATTTCCCTTATGTGGAGCACTTCAAAGAGGTCTTGAGCGGGTATAGCTTCGACAAGTTTGAGAAAGTCAAGCCCAAGATGATACAGGCAGTGGATGATATGCTTGGATATGACATTCCTGAACTTCTCAAGAACTTCAGGAACCCATATGAGTGA